From the genome of Pseudoliparis swirei isolate HS2019 ecotype Mariana Trench chromosome 14, NWPU_hadal_v1, whole genome shotgun sequence:
CAAAACACCAGACTGAGTGACAAAACATACACGCAGAGATAATCCCCACCCATCCCCCATGCCTCCCATTTTTTTCCCGGTCTCCTTTCCCGCTCCCTGTAACCTTCACGCCCATGCATGCCCTTTTCCAGAAGCAAAGTGACATGAaatcaacaaaaaaagcacaacaaaataaaaattatatatatatataatggggGGATTTCTGAGAGCTCCTTTATGCGTGAGGATTTTTAACACAATATATTTTGAAGAATGAGAATAATATACAAACAGAGATGAAGCCAGCCCCCCTCCTGTAGCTTCAGGAACGTAGCatggtttaaaaagaaaagaaaataagaaagaaaagacatgaGGACCACACTTAAATTCCAAAATCACAGATctcttttaaatgtgtattttacatgatatCAAAGCAGAGCCGTTCatctagatttatatatatttttcgtgGTTTGAAGTCACGTGATCACGAGAAGATACTAAATGTACAATCTTGCTAGAATGACAATCTATACGTGAGAAAGGATCTCAAGAGAGAGCAGCGTTAAGATCTTGGGTttcgtttgtatttttttctttccaaatCCTGTTGTCATTGATGTCATGCACTACATAGGAACAGCTAAGACTTCAGCATTACTTTAGTAACATTAcacgcaatttaaaaaaagtactttacatcggttgattttttttcttctctcctccgttttcattcttttttgaaaaaacaaaactggaaacgaagagaaaaaaactctaaaataatgagaaaaaaaaaactaacagCTCATTCAGAATACATAATTATTACCGTCATCATCAACATATTCATGATCATCAGCATCTCCAAATATCCTTAAGAGCCATGTCTGACTTAACACAGCCCAGCTATCGTAAGaataatgaaagaaaagaggatggaggggaggaggaggaggaggggtaacTTCAGTGTAGACTGTAGAGTGAGTGCAGTGGTGGTGCAGTTAGTGGGGAAACACTGGACCTCatttagaaaaataatggtGCCTGATTTAAGCCTACTTTCATTATATATTCATCACAATGAATATGATAGAAATAAATGATACGTCAACCTTTTCAATAATGATGTAAAATGCCAATTCTGCAAGCCAATTTTACTAAACGAGACCCAGGGTCAGCGTGCGCCTAAAATCCCACTGATCAGTGGTCAGATTTGCAGACACAAGTCCACACCTAAAGCCACCCCACGCCAAAAAAACCCAGACTATACACTGGCCCTGAATCAGCGTGGAGAGAAAGCGCTTCTTTCCCCTCGAAGAGAGGGTTTGTTCCAGTGcgctgggggcggggctttctttctttttaattaaaaaggcGTCTCGCTCTGATAAAGAGAACAGACATGGTGCAAACCGGCGCGGCCACCGTGTCCGCCCGGGCAGAAATGAAGGAAAACCCTGACTACAGTCTCTCCGGTACGGTCGTGACTGACTATTTCAGCCACTCCATCATCTCGGCCACACTGCCTTGTAGAGACGGGGGGGGCTATTCGGGGGGAGAGGGGGTTgggaaggaaagggaggagaggtgtGTGATGAgatgtctgtgtggtgtgtgtgtgtgttttatgtgtgcatgtgacaTTCTCCTCAGTTCTGCATCTGCTCGAAGAACTTGTAGGTCGGGTTCTCGTAACCGTTCTGCTGCATCTTAGACAGGTGGCGCTCCTCGGGTGTGACGGCAGCGTCCACCTGGAGGGCAGCCAGAGAGAGGGCGGGGGAGGTTAAACACATGcgtccacacagacacacactcatgtggTGTTTACTAATGTAAAGACAATCTACATTTTAAGACCTTTTCTAATGCTTCCTGGAAGAGTAATCGGCTGAAATAGAGAAACAGCGTTGCCATAACTTttgcataaaaaataaattaaaaaaatgcaaatgaaaGTTCTGGAGTGATGAATgaggataataaaaaaaaaaggggcaggAAATTAATTGTTAACTATCATTAATCCCATCAAATGGAGTGAGCAGATTGCAGAGTGTACAATACCATCCCAACACAACCTTTTGAAGGCCTTTTCAGACTGAGAACGTCTATATACCCGAtacggtgtatatatatatatatatattcaagctGCTTTTTCATAATATATATGCTGAAAAAGCAGCTTGCACATGCacagcacccccacccccacgcaCCAGATTGACTGACGACACAGACAAGCTGTTGCCCACCTCGATGACTCCGTGGTGGATGGAGGTGTACTGCTTCTTCCTCAGCATCACCAAGGTGATGACGATCACGGTTGCTATGACGACGCCTCCGACCATCAGGCCGATGATGGCGCCCTTGTTGGAGCTCACATCCTCCGCGAAGAAGACCTGCAGGGAGGTGGAAGGACGGATAGTTGGTCACGTGACTCGCACAGGCCAATCACAGCGGTTTCCACCGAGGACTCGCATTGTGCCCCGCCGTGGAAATGATGTGCCATTGTGTGCTGGTGACACTGCTGAGTAATGAGTGGGCTTTCAGCACAGCAGGCCCGAGGGTTAATTGCGCTTCGAAATGTTTTGCATGTTATTCTCCCAGAGATCCAATGAGCTCCCGTCTCTGCCTCCGCCTTCACTCCAGCATCTTTGAATatccctggaggaggagaatgcTGCCGAGTTCCAGACCATTTACTTCGGGTTTTTTCAGCCACCCAAATCATTTTGCAGCGCATGCTGTGCATAATTACTCGCGCACTTCCTAACATGCACCTGATTTTgtcgttaaagaggcaaatttAGCTTGTAAACAACTGCAGGGAAGAAAGAGGCAGCGCATGACATCGACTGGCTGCTCATTGTGAATGCAAGAAATGTGATATGTAATCAAATGTAGGGATTAAAGAGATTAAAGCCGTGAGGTGAGAGGAATAATGGACGTGGATTTGGATGCGACCGAGGACGGATTGAGGGTTTTTTGTGCTGGCATGACGACACCGGATGAGATTAAGGAACGAATGCAGAACGGGGTCAGAGCCCGGTAACGCTTCAGCACCTGTGGCCAACCAGAAGAACACACACGTAAACTAAACTTTAAATCAGAGGACAGTGGGATTTAGAGGGGAGCGAAACTGTGACGCACACAGTATCGCGGTCGTCTCCATGGACACACGTCTCCATGGCGACAACCTTGAGACGTGGACCTGACAGTGCCTGTGTGTACTCAAGGAACAAGAGAGGGCAGTAAATCACCTTAATGCGCGTCTGTCTGCACGcctgtgtgtctttctctggGTTTAAGTCTGCAGATACAAATGGATCAGTGGATGTCAAGTCAGCTgctctgtgtttgtttaccAGTTTCTGGTGGTGAACCTCGTATTCGGCGCTCTGCCtgtcctccgtctccatccGCAGCTCAGGAACGGATTCCATCTTCATTCCAGTCACTGGCCAAGGGAGGAAAAGGACCATCTATTATGGATAGTGACACTCGGCCACTTTCTCCACCTCAAACCCACTCGCTAAAGCGGGACGGACAGCCGAGTGTTGGATGTCACAGCGGCATGAATTGAATATCGCACGTACACGTATAGCCCAGCATTAACAGCACGGGCCTCATGGGCCCTGCATCTCAAACCGAACCGCCTGAATGGAGGTCAAGTGGAGTGGAATGTGTGCAAACAACGGCGGGGGGAGGGCAAGATGGTGGAAAAATACTGTGCCGACTCTACTTCAAAGCAACATGACCTAACCCGAGGAAATACGTTTTATTATCAGCCTGGAAGCCAGTTTAACAAAGCAATGATTGTTAAAGTTAACATGCGACTTTAGTCATGATCTCTCGTACAATACATACATCACCTACATATGCTGACAGAAGTTTCCATGACTGTCAGGTCACATTAATTCATTCACGGTGAATCATTTAATAATTCCCTAATGCTTTTAAGTGCAGGTATGAGCCACTGTTACTTATCTTTTGGgttgtgaaaaacacatttaattaaagggggaaaaagtaATGCGGTTACACATGATAAAGTGTTTCATGAATCCTCCATTTTATTACCAGCCATTGGCTAAAGTTAGCAAGCAACTATGAATCCAAATGAGATTAACCACAACCTGGCAACTCCTTATTTATGGTTTACTACCAATCTATAAATCATCTGTGAATCATCTGCTTAACACTTTTTGTGTTTGCAGCCTCGCAGCCTGGTGGGCAGGGTGCGAGTCAGAGCATAATATCTGCAGGCATTTCTAAAATACATATCAGTCCTGCCACGACGGTGATAGTGGGTGATTCTTTGGACGATAGTACCAACCTGTCCGTGTGGGAATGCCTCTGTCAAAACTGGGGCGAGAGTCCACTGGCTCAactagagagaaagaaagagagcgagagcaaATACATTTAGAGTGTCATTTTTTCCAATCAACTTTGAACCAAAATGTAAACCCGGTGCGTCGGTGAGTACCCTGGTTCTCGGTGTTGGGCTGGTTGAAGCTCTCGGGGTGGATGAAGCCGAGTCCTCCCAGGCCGAGTGTGTCCTCCTGGGGCAGCAGGTCGTTCTGGCCGTCTCCCAGCTCCTGGTCGGGCATCAGGGCGTCGTTGCCGTAGCTCACCCTCACGTCCGTCTGCAGGTTGGCCAGCTGCTGGGCCATCTCCATCTGCTCCCTCTGCAGAAGCtctggagggaggaagggaagagagggaaaggTCAGAGGGCAGCAGAGCAACGGAAGCAGAGAGCGGAAAGGAAGGAAGTTTCACTTCATGTATCAAGATTCTTGTATCTTAGTTAGCTTCAACAGAACAGAGAATATGATCAGCGAAAGAACACTTCCGATGAGaattcagattttaaaaaaggacaagcGTGGCTCTATTTCTGCCTGAAGAAAatatttgatcccattcaatgacCCGACTGTTGCTCGATCAAGAGGGACAGACCGCCGCCAAGAAATGTTACAGAACGCGGCGCCGTCTCGGGTTTATGTTCGCTCCCGTGTGTTTTGCCGGGGCAGCACAGACTGTGACCGCCTCCGAGAGTGAGACACAGATGGCTGCGTGACGCACACAACTCCAATAAACCCAAAGAAACCTAGCGAATGCAGAAGCGGGGAGGGGGGTAGGGGGAGTGTTATCTTCCCGGCAAACAGTTTCATTTGACTCCGAACAGAAGGAATAGGCTGAAATTGCTCCAATGTCCGTAAAATAGCTTTTTGAGGAGGAGTCGGAATTCAGAGGATTCAATCTCTCCAAAACATGTAGCACAATCAGGATGTTGTGTCTTCCAACACATCTCTCTCAGGGTCAACATTCACACGTTCACCGTCTCTCGGCTCTCTCAGCCGAAACCACCTTTCACAGTCGCACTTGGTTTCCACTCTGAATTGGATTCTATTTTAACCCGCATGTCATGTTTTGGAGCGTCTTAGTTGTCACGACGACAAACTCACCGACTTGGTCCTGGATGTCGTCGGCCACACCGGGCACCTTGTAGAGAAGTCCCAGAGACTGGTTCATCCGCTCCTCGATGACACGCAGGTGGGTCAGCACCTGTTAGACACGCAGAAGTCAATACAAAAATTGCCCCCCACCCCGACCTGCATCGTATACCTATAAAGAGAGAATGCTACCTGAGGTCTGATCTGCGCGGCCTTCTTGGGATCCACCATGCGGAcgtgttcaaagtgtttgagGGTGTGCTGCCGGTCCTTCTGCTCCGCGCGCACATACTTCTTCAGCAGGCTGAAGACGTGGCGAGGCTGCAAAAGGACGACGACGGATGAAGCAGAAcggtgtgtatttatttacattcggCGTAGGATCAGGAAGAAAAGCAAACAAAAGAGAACAAAGCCACCAGTCAGCTGCTGCACCGTGTACATGGCGTACCCTGGGTGGGTCCTGCTGCAGCGCCGTCAGGTAGCTCTCCAGAGCCAGGCGGCGGTGGTCGTTCAGCAGCGCCTCCACCCGGGCCATGTGGGTCTCCACCAGCTGCTGCCGCTCGCTGGCCGCCTCCTGCTCCAGCGCCTCCACCTTCTCCTGGAAACGCTGCACACATTGCAACATAGAGATCAAACAGGGACGCGACGTGGGCGGGGTTTGGGTTACGTCCCGAATGTGCACGTCTTACCTGGATGACGGCCTTCTTGTCGGCGCGGGGAAGATTCTTCGCTTCCCTCTCGGCCTCCTCCCACTCCCTCATCACCTGGGCACAACAAGGTCAACCGTTGATTTTACACTCGCCGTTGCTCTTTGTGGAAATCGGATATTTTACACACATCTGGGCTGCAGAGGGCAAATATCCGCTCCTTCTGGTTTGTGGAAATAA
Proteins encoded in this window:
- the appa gene encoding amyloid beta (A4) precursor protein a isoform X4 — its product is MADRVALLLLAVAASALAAEVPTDVSLGLLAEPQVAMFCGKLNMYIDVQSGKWEPDPSGTKSCIGTKEGILQYCQEVYPELQITNVVEANQPISIQNWCKKGRKQCRSHIHIVVPYRCLVGEFVSDALLVPDKCKFLHQERMDQCESHLHWHTVAKESCGDRTMNLHDYGMLLPCGIDRFRGVEFVCCPAEAERNTDSAEQDADDSDVWWGGAETDYSDNSMVREPEPAEQQEDARPSVVEEDEVVVTEENDDDDDEEEEEDVMDNDQDGDGDEDEEVVEEEEDGYDDDDDIVDTLDDEPTTNVAMTTTTTTTTTTTESVEEVVRVPTATPSSPDAVDYYLETPADENEHAHFQKAKESLEAKHRERMSQVMREWEEAEREAKNLPRADKKAVIQRFQEKVEALEQEAASERQQLVETHMARVEALLNDHRRLALESYLTALQQDPPRPRHVFSLLKKYVRAEQKDRQHTLKHFEHVRMVDPKKAAQIRPQVLTHLRVIEERMNQSLGLLYKVPGVADDIQDQVELLQREQMEMAQQLANLQTDVRVSYGNDALMPDQELGDGQNDLLPQEDTLGLGGLGFIHPESFNQPNTENQVEPVDSRPSFDRGIPTRTVTGMKMESVPELRMETEDRQSAEYEVHHQKLVFFAEDVSSNKGAIIGLMVGGVVIATVIVITLVMLRKKQYTSIHHGVIEVGNSLSVSSVNLVDAAVTPEERHLSKMQQNGYENPTYKFFEQMQN